TAGCGTTTCAACAAGCAGTTTTGACATGGAAAACTGGCGATCTTTGATTTCTCCTCGGGAACGATAGAGTTCATTCCCTGTGTGTTTGCGCAGTTGGCTCGCTCGCCTGCTCAGAATGGTCTCGCTGCTTGTTTCAGGGAATGTAAAAAACAATAGAGTCCATACAATACCATTCAAACAGAACAGTGGCCAAATGGTCCATCGCCATCCTAGGTTCTGCGCAGCAAACCCTGCAATAAGTGGTCCAAGTGTAGGTCCACCATACGCTCCCAATCCCCAGAAAGCTAAACCGTTCATAAAGCCACCCTCAATACGCCAAATATCTCCAACTGTAGCACCTCCTGTAGCAAGAACAGGGCTACCTAGGAATCCATTAATAAACCGAAGGATCATATAGCCAGCGACATTATCGACCAACGCATTGGGGATCTGCATGATCGTAAATAGGCCCAATCCGATAATATAGGGTCCATTGCGGCCAACCCAAGATATCTCGGTAATGGGAGACAAAATACAAGGACCAATGCCATAGCCCCATATGAAGAGAGACATCGAAAGTATGCCAACCGTTTCGGGCACGCCAAAATAGTTTGCAAGATCAGGGATGCCCGGCGAAACAATGCTGCTGCCCATATACACAGATAGCATCATCACAAAGAGGAGGGTATTCACCCAGAGCTTGTATGTGAATGACCAATTATATGGATTTTCGGGGTCATTGTCACCATACCAACCCACAATAATCACTCCCGTTTTTTCATCGACAGTGAAGTATTGCTCATATATTTTAAAGTTGGTTCCCACCACAGGATGTGGTTTAAAAAAGCGCCCTTGCGATACGAAGTGTAATAGTCCGGCGAAGGTACTATTGCGAACCAAGCTGGCCATCGCACTTCTGTGTATCTTGTACTCCCAGCTTCCTTATATTACGGCCAGGAGCACACAGAAGGCCTGACTATAACTCTTCTTGAGGCCGTTGACTGCAACAGTACAACTCACGCCACAATGTCACAGTTACTTTATTCGCTCCACAGTGGCACGCGTTCTGGACGGACTCACGGCGATGTCCACGTAATCGGAGAGATAAGGGACTAGCGCCTCGAGATAATCCGGTCCACTGGAGGACCTCCACATAACTGCAGCCTCCACACTTGGATACCTCGGCGATTTGTGCCAAGGCTCGAGACTTTTTGGCTTACAAATCAAACCGAATCGAGTATGATGTAGTCTAGGCGCATTTCAGCCAATCAATTTCTTTACACGTCCTTCAAAGTCAGGGGCTCCTCCTTTCTCCCCTGTGCAGCTGAGGTCCAATCAAATGGTCAGTGGCTCAGGGCTTTGAGCGCCACCCACACAGCCTTTGCTACCGTTCCACAATATGTACCTCAAGCCGATAGTGGTGGCCGCGTTGGTGTCAGTTATGTGTGTCATGGCTGAGCCTCGTCGGCATGTGCGTCGTGATTCAGCACCGCCACCCCTCTCGCCTACGCTAGACCCCTTTTACGTTGCTCCGCAAGGCTGGGAGAAGACCAAACCAGGCACCATTCTTGGTTCTCGCACGATTCGTGCCGGTTTTACGACTACGCAGAAAATCAGCCTCCAATCTGCGTATCAAATTATGTACAGGACGTCGGGCACTGCTGATAACATTCCTTCGTATACGATCACGACTGTATTGGTTCCGAAGAATGCACGCTCTAACAAGCTTGTCATGATAATGCCATACGAAGATTCCAACTTTGTTGAATGTGCACCGAGTTACAAGATCCAGCTTGGTGCACCCCCTGAGGTGAATCCACTTCAGTCTATGGAAGAGCTTATGTGGACTTCGGTTCTGAATGACGGATGGATTTTGACGATTCCCGACCATGAAGGCCCGCTTTCCGCATTTTCCTCTGGTATCCTGGAAGGACATGCTTCTTTGGATGCGCTTCGTGCTACCTTGGCATTCCCTCCGCTAAAGATGGATTCCCAATCTGACATTGTGGGTATGGGCTATTCTGGCGGTGCTATTGCTGGTGGCTGGGCGGCTTCTCTGCAGTCTGCATATGCCCCCGAGCTTAATGTCAAAGGCTGGGCAATTGGTGGCACGCCGTCCAACCTTTCTGCAACCTTTTACGGTCTCGATGCAGGCCTCTTTGCCGGATTTGCCGCTGCTGGTTTGGCTGGCGTCGTTGATTCGTACCCCGAAGCTAACGATTATGTTGGCTCTGTTATCACTGAGGAAGGCAACAAGGCTCTTCAGTTTACGCGTGAACAATGTATGGGCGACATTATTCTTGGCCTGCGGAACGTGAATATTCTTAACCAGTCCTTTGTGTCCAACACAAACAATTTCCTACACGCGGATGCTATTCAAGGTCTACTCCAGACGCTGACAATGGGCGCTGATCCTAAGCTCACGCCCAAAGCGCCGGTGTACATGTACCATTCTGTTCATGACGAAGTCATTCCCTTTGCCATGGCCAACCGCACGGCGAAGTTGTGGTGCGACAACGGCGCCAATCTACAATTCCAAAGCTTTACCGGCTTGGAAATGGGACATGTATCTACGGAGGTATTGAATTCGCCTTTCGTGCTTAAGTTTATCCGCGATCGGATGAATGACCAACCATTTGTGAAGGGGTGCCAATGGCAAACCACCAGCAACCCCCTCTGGCAACCCGATATTCTTGGCGCGAAATTAACCGAAGTCTTTAATGCCGTGTCCAATCTATTCGGGACAGATGtcggccgaggcgatcaGATTCTGAAGGAACACATCCAGGGCGGCAAATTTTAGCTGCCAGCTCCTATGCGTGATCATGCGTGACCTGGTGTTGATTGCTCTCTGATTCCAATTAACACATTCATTGGGAATGTTGCATCACTCCCGTGACTTTTGCTGCACGAGTCATGCACATACCTGCATGAATGCATCGGAATGCATTTTTCGTGGCTATTGTGCCGTAGATACCCTCAATTTGTCATCGGTTTGTAGAATTTCTTGAAATATGAGTGGCCCATTTATATTAGGTTTGATGGTATTAATGCATATTTAGCGAACTGAGAATAGGCGCAAAATGCCAGTGGGTGGAACAGATGGAGGGTACTGGCTGCGCGCTAGAAGATGTCTAAACACCAAGAAGCCTGTCAGCATTGGCCAAGCCAGTTGGCCCATACAAAAGCACTCGCGCGCGTTTCCAACTAACCCGCGTCCACGGCTTCAAGACTCTAGCTAGCCGCACACGATGTTCTGCCATCGGCTGTTTTTCATTGTAGttgcggtgctcgcgctcgcgtctAACGCGTTCGCGCGCATGTCTGTGGCTCGCCACCTTGGCGTCCGTGCTGTGCAGACGCCAGACGATGACAGCTTCTATACGCCGGATGGCAACTGGCAGAACGAGGCCCCTGGTACGATCCTGAAGACGCGTGAGGTTACTATTGGCCAGTCCGGTCTTCTCAAGTACGGCGTTACGGGCTACCAGCTCCTCTACCGCACCAACGGTGTTGACCAAAACACCCCCAGCTACACCGTGACCACGGTCCTCGTCCCTGATAACTACGACAAGGACAAGCTTGTTGCGGCTAATGTGTACGAGGACTCGGCCTCGTCttcctgcgcgccgagctacTCGCTCCAGAAGGGCTCGAAGGTCTTTGGCAACGTTGCCATTGCTTACCAGTCGCTCTTCTTCACTACTCTCCTGCACCAGGGCTGGATCGTGACGGTCCCCGACCACGAGGGCCCGCAAAGTGCTTTCACTTCGGGCCGTTTCGAGGGCCACATGGTTCTTGACGGTATCCGCGCTACGCTGAACTTTGACAAGCTTGGTCTTGAGAAGAAAGCCAAGGTTGTCGGTTACGGCTACTCGGGCGGTGCCCTTGCCACTGGCTGGGCTGCCAGCCTCCAGTCCCAGTACGCTCACGAGATCAACGTTGTTGGTTGGTCGATGGGCGGCACGGTCGCGAACCTGAACCAGTGGCTGAACTACATTGACAACAcgaccggcgcgggctTTGCCCTGGCCAGCCTGTGGGGTCTTACCTCGAGCTACCCCCAGCTTGCTTGGGTCCAGCAAGCCCTGACCGACAAGGGTCGTAAGCTCATTAACGCAGCTAAGCGCCATTGCATGTATGTCAACCTTTGGAGCGTTggcaagcagcgcatctTTGACGACTCCGTCTTCTCGGGTGGATCGAGCTTCCTCTCGAACCCCGATGTGACCAAGGTTCTGAACAAGCTCCAACTTGGTCGCTACAGCAAGTTTGTTCCCATTGCCCCCGTCTTCATGTTCCACGCTGTGCATGACGAGGTGGTGCCGTTCGACATGGCCATCGGCACGGCTGATGCTTGGTGCCAGCAGGGTGCCAAGGTCAAGTTCCTGTCGAACACTGGCGCGGAGATGGCGCACACCAACACGGAGCTCTTTAACCTTCCGAATGTCGTCTTCTTCATGCGTGATCGCTTCCAAGGCAAGAACTTTGGCGATGACTGCCAGTACCCCTCGGTGTCGAACCCCGAGTGGGACATCAACGTCCTTGGTGGCACGGTCTCGAACTTCCTCCAGCAGGTCCTGGACTTGATTGGCGGCCGCATCGGTTCGGGTGACAGCATTCTCAACTCGAAGCTGAAGCAGAAGGAGACTCCTTGATTGCACTGCATTCAAGTGTGACAGAACATGTCTATTTCCTTATTTCCCATTCCACCAGATACTCGCGGGTCCCCAACTATCCATGGGGAGCAACAAGACACCCAGCTGGCCTGTTTTTGTAGAGATCGTTGCTCCATAGCGTCATTCTTTCGAACGTTCTACTAGTCGTGCTCCGCTACACGCCTGCGGATCTCGTCCCAGGTATCTTTGTCGGCATAAGGAGCATCCACCGCGTCACCATCAGGGGGATGCATCCAGTAGTTTAGCGCCATATGCGGTCCATCGTCCGTGGCAGCAGACGTCACTTCATGGAACCAGGATGCAGGTAAGTAGAGCATTTCACCTGGTCGTAAATCGACCACAAGAGGCTTGGGGCATGCTGCGCCAGgaacgagcgcatcgtgtTCCACCTCGGTGGGCGGAGGAATCGGTGGCTCGACGCCAAAGTACTTGTGAAGGATATGAGGCCTGATTAAGGAGAAGCTGGGCGGCTCCTTTGCATCGTCCTTGGCTTCTGTATTGTCTGCGgcttcctcgtcgtcctctttGTCTTCCTCGACTCCTTCGTCATCGTCGCCGCCAtcatcgtcgtcctcttcgtcgtcctcttcaccgtcgagcgccagccCATCCACGTCGCCCTCATCACCCCAGTCGACAGCGTCTGCATTGTCCCAAtccacgtcgtcgtccCCCATGGCATAAGATTCACGGAGGGCCAAGTACGCTTCCTTGGCATTGTCGTATTCCCGCTGAGGGCCTGAAGCCTTTGCTTTTTTAGACTTTTTTGGTGCGGGCGCCTCATGGAGCCGTCGCGCACATGCTGCAACACGCCAGTGGGCCGCGTCCAATGCGTCCAGCCCATCTGCTCGGATCCTACCAGGATCTTCGTATACGAGTAGTCCGTTGGCATGCACTTTTTGGACGCTGCCCCGGAGGTGCAAGTATTCGTTCGCCGACGGCGGAAACAAGACGAACCGTTTTCTCCCCGAAAGCAAAAGGTACAGGTTATCATGAAAGTCGTGGTGTAATCCAGAGCTCTTGCGCTGCCTGCCGTTACCCAGCCACAAGTTGCACTGCTGCAGCACTAAATTGCCCAGCACGCGCGGGTTGCGAGGAAAGTCGGACGCAAGCTTATTCGTCGGTGCAGGAAGCAGCGTATCGAGCGGTGGCCCCTCATCCAAGTCGTCTtcgtcttcgtcctcgtcttcctcgtccAGCTCATATTGCGTAGTGAGGTAATATTTCCCGGCGGCGTCTGTGTCTTGGATCATGTCCAAATACTCGCCAAACGACATAGTCGTACGTGGGGTCGATGTTCCAAAGCAGTCTTCCTCCGGATGGACGGGCTCGACGCGTACGACAGCCCCCCCCGCTTTTTTGCGCAGGTAGGCCAAGTCTGTCCAGCGCGAGCCCTTCCAGTCTGCGTCGTCCAGCAGGCCGTTGAGGATGCACGGGCGCCGCGGATGGATATATTCTTGCCACATGCGCTCTGCGCTGATACTAGCCGGCTCTCTCTCCACGACGTCGCCCTCGGACGGCACGTAGCCCGTGTAACCCCCCTGCGCTCGGTGCACCATCGTGGAGGATTTTGGCCACGTGGCGTTTCGGAACGGGCGCGGTGCTTCGTAGGCGCGATGATGCACGAAGGGGACcaaagcggcggcggcgctgcctcgtttgcgccgcagcagctATTCCAGCAGGCATCGATGCTGCATatgcgtgcgcagcatctCATTGATAGCACGGCGCCCTTTACGCTGCAGCGCTGgggcgcgacgggcgcgtTGCTTTTCCTGTTCATGCTGCGCATTGTCCTTGCCGAGGGGTGGTATATCGGTATGTGCTCCAACTGACGCAGTGTGTTATGCACTGTTCATCTACTTGTTGAACTTGTTCCTGGCGTTCCTTACGCCCAAGTTTGACCCTGCGTTTGAGTCGGAtctcgctgcgcaagatGTCGAGGAAGGTGAGCCGGGTCTCCCtacctcgtcgcgcaccagcTCTTCGGGCCTGATGAGCAGCGTGTTCCATCCCTCTCAACAAAGTGACCAGGACGAGTTCCGTCCGTTTATCCGGCGCCTGCCCGAGTTCAAGGTACGCCTCCTGACTGACACAGTTCTGGCTGAACGCGACGCAAGCCATCGTCATCTCCATTTtcgcgacgctctttgAGGCCTTTGACATTCCCGTGTTCTGGCCTGTGCTTGTAATCTACTTCATGGTGCTGTTTGTACTCACCATGCGCCGCCAGATCCAGCACATGATCCAGTACAAGTACCTGCCCTTTGACATTGGGCGCAAAGCGCGTTACGGCTCGTCGTAGCGTACATAGTAATCTAGGAAGCACTACGTGCATTTTCAAGGAGCCCTTGCTCCTGGACGTCGCTGCGGACGTAGACAACCAGGTACGATGTTGCGCCGGTGGGACTGCGTTAGAAGAAGGACGTACTCGCGCTGGACTTCGCCGAAAGGGATGGTATTCACACGGGCGTCGTTGTACGAGATCCACCCGTCGCTTGCAAAGTCGCGCTGGTCCAAGAAATAGTGGCCATGGGATGCCTCGCCTGGGTGAGTAtggcgacgtacctcgaTGCATAAAgacggccgcgaggcgatacgagacgctgcgctcgtccgcccagcgctcctgcagctcgcgccgcttggcATGCAGCACGGTGCGAATCTGCTCCGCCTCGCCACGCAGCGTTTCTGCGGttgtgcgcagcgcctcgagcttgtcttcgccgaggagcgccggcAGCGAAGCGTACGATTCGACCGGAATGGAGGTGAGCGCCTTTTCGAGCGTCTCCATGTGGCCCGGCAGCAActggtcgtcgccgaggacgtgtgtgaggcgcgtgcgcagtcGGGCGATTTCCTGGCGGTCACTGCGTGCTGCCGATTGCACAGTGGCAAGTCGCTTGGCCTCGTCGGGAGGGTACGCTGCCAGGTCCATGTACCGATCGAGGTAGAGATGCTCCTCTAGCTCGATCCCCGCCTGGTTCTTCACGGCGCGGtggcgcgcacggtcgtactgcacgcgctgcacctgcaTTTGaagcagcggcggcgcatgcacCAGACTgaccgagcggcgcacgggtTTTccgtcctcgccgacgagctcctcgtcgtcaaagAACGtatcgagcgcgtcgtacaTCGAATCGGCTTCGGGGAGGAGCGTCACAGGAATGCTCTGAAACTCTTCCTCTTTGACGTGCATGCTCGCAGTtgcctgctgcagctgctgtGCGGTGCGGCCGACAAACAGGCGATGGACATCGGACCCCTGCTGTGCGGCCCACGTTGCATCGGGATAGCACGTCATGGCTGCCTGGATCTGAAAGATCATATTGTCGAGGCACTCGCTCACGTCCTGCTGCGTGCCAACGTGGTTCAGGAGCGTGT
This is a stretch of genomic DNA from Malassezia japonica chromosome 3, complete sequence. It encodes these proteins:
- a CDS encoding uncharacterized protein (COG:O; EggNog:ENOG503P0JM), coding for MDSQSDIVGMGYSGGAIAGGWAASLQSAYAPELNVKGWAIGGTPSNLSATFYGLDAGLFAGFAAAGLAGVVDSYPEANDYVGSVITEEGNKALQFTREQCMGDIILGLRNVNILNQSFVSNTNNFLHADAIQGLLQTLTMGADPKLTPKAPVYMYHSVHDEVIPFAMANRTAKLCNPLWQPDILGAKLTEVFNAVSNLFGTDVGRGDQILKEHIQGGKF
- a CDS encoding uncharacterized protein (EggNog:ENOG503P0JM; COG:O; SECRETED:SignalP(1-22)) encodes the protein MFCHRLFFIVVAVLALASNAFARMSVARHLGVRAVQTPDDDSFYTPDGNWQNEAPGTILKTREVTIGQSGLLKYGVTGYQLLYRTNGVDQNTPSYTVTTVLVPDNYDKDKLVAANVYEDSASSSCAPSYSLQKGSKVFGNVAIAYQSLFFTTLLHQGWIVTVPDHEGPQSAFTSGRFEGHMVLDGIRATLNFDKLGLEKKAKVVGYGYSGGALATGWAASLQSQYAHEINVVGWSMGGTVANLNQWLNYIDNTTGAGFALASLWGLTSSYPQLAWVQQALTDKGRKLINAAKRHCMYVNLWSVGKQRIFDDSVFSGGSSFLSNPDVTKVLNKLQLGRYSKFVPIAPVFMFHAVHDEVVPFDMAIGTADAWCQQGAKVKFLSNTGAEMAHTNTELFNLPNVVFFMRDRFQGKNFGDDCQYPSVSNPEWDINVLGGTVSNFLQQVLDLIGGRIGSGDSILNSKLKQKETP
- a CDS encoding uncharacterized protein (COG:I; EggNog:ENOG503P2W9) → MVHRAQGGYTGYVPSEGDVVEREPASISAERMWQEYIHPRRPCILNGLLDDADWKGSRWTDLAYLRKKAGGAVVRVEPVHPEEDCFGTSTPRTTMSFGEYLDMIQDTDAAGKYYLTTQYELDEEDEDEDEDDLDEGPPLDTLLPAPTNKLASDFPRNPRVLGNLVLQQCNLWLGNGRQRKSSGLHHDFHDNLYLLLSGRKRFVLFPPSANEYLHLRGSVQKVHANGLLVYEDPGRIRADGLDALDAAHWRVAACARRLHEAPAPKKSKKAKASGPQREYDNAKEAYLALRESYAMGDDDVDWDNADAVDWGDEGDVDGLALDGEEDDEEDDDDGGDDDEGVEEDKEDDEEAADNTEAKDDAKEPPSFSLIRPHILHKYFGVEPPIPPPTEVEHDALVPGAACPKPLVVDLRPGEMLYLPASWFHEVTSAATDDGPHMALNYWMHPPDGDAVDAPYADKDTWDEIRRRVAEHD
- a CDS encoding uncharacterized protein (EggNog:ENOG503NZFK; BUSCO:EOG09265ANI; COG:U; TransMembrane:4 (i43-60o66-85i148-165o171-189i)), yielding MMHEGDQSGGGAASFAPQQLFQQASMLHMRAQHLIDSTAPFTLQRWGATGALLFLFMLRIVLAEGWYIVCYALFIYLLNLFLAFLTPKFDPAFESDLAAQDVEEGEPGLPTSSRTSSSGLMSSVFHPSQQSDQDEFRPFIRRLPEFKFWLNATQAIVISIFATLFEAFDIPVFWPVLVIYFMVLFVLTMRRQIQHMIQYKYLPFDIGRKARYGSS